A window from Gasterosteus aculeatus chromosome 14, fGasAcu3.hap1.1, whole genome shotgun sequence encodes these proteins:
- the uck1 gene encoding uridine-cytidine kinase 1: MDTSAAPDEADRPRHHPFLIGVSGGTASGKSTVCAKIMELLGQNKVDHRQRKVAIVSQDSFYRVLTPEQKAKALKGQYNFDHPEAFDTELMYKTLKDIVEGKVVEVPTYDFVSHSRLDDRITVYPADVVLFEGILVFYPQKVRDMFHMKLFVDTDSDVRLSRRVLRDMTRGRDLEQILTQYTTFVKPAFEEFCLPTKKYVDVIIPRGVDNMVAINLIVQHIQDILNGDICKWQRASIYGHGRPFKRAISEPGDLQNPSGKRILLEPSCRPH; this comes from the exons ATGGACACATCCGCGGCCCCAGACGAGGCAGACAGGCCGCGGCACCACCCTTTCCTAATCGGGGTCAGCGGAGGAACCGCCAGCGGAAAG TCAACAGTTTGCGCCAAAATCATGGAGCTCCTGGGGCAGAACAAGGTGGACCACCGGCAGAGGAAGGTGGCGATTGTCAGCCAGGACAGCTTCTACAGAGTCCTGACCCCGGAGCAGAAGGCCAAGGCGCTGAAGGGCCAGTACAACTTCGATCACCCAG AGGCATTTGACACTGAATTAATGTACAAAACCTTGAAGGACATTGTGGAGGGAAAGGTGGTCGAAGTTCCAACATATGACTTTGTCAGTCATTCCAG GTTGGACGACCGAATCACAGTTTACCCAGCAGACGTGGTCCTTTTCGAGGGGATCCTGGTCTTCTACCCCCAGAAAGTGCGTGACATGTTCCACATGAAGCTCTTTGTGGACACAGACTCCGACGTCAGGCTGTCTCGCAGAG TTCTGCGGGACATGACCAGAGGGCGAGACCTGGAGCAGATTCTCACGCAGTATACGACGTTTGTCAAGCCTGCTTTTGAGGAGTTTTGTTTGCCC ACGAAGAAGTATGTCGATGTCATAATTCCAAGGGGAGTTGACAATATGG TGGCCATCAACCTCATCGTGCAGCACATCCAAGACATACTGAACGGGGACATCTGCAAATGGCAGCGTGCGTCCATCTACGGCCACGGGCGACCGTTCAAGCGGGCCATTTCCGAGCCGGGCGACTTGCAGAACCCTTCAGGAAAGCGGATCCTGCTGGAGCCCAGTTGTCGGCCTCATTGA
- the lrrc8aa gene encoding leucine rich repeat containing 8 VRAC subunit Aa — translation MIPITELRYFADCQPAYRILKPWWDVFTDYISVIMLMIAVFGGTLQVTQDKMICLPCKWVVNRSCETMPVPNASAAYPPEPQGIKYDLDRHQYNYVDAVCYENKLHWFAKYFPYLVLLHTLIFLACSNFWFKFPRTSSKLEHFVSILLKCFDSPWTTRALSETVVEESDPKPAGKTNGSSDKKASCVSEDVEASLPMLQRTKSRIEQGIIDRSETGVLDKKEGEQAKALFEKVKKFRIHVEEGDIVYRLYVRQTIIKVIKFVLIISYTAYYVRYIRFSVVCTVNIQKLTGYSTFYCAHPLATLFKILACFYISLVGVYGLICMYTLCWMVSRSLKRYSFEAIREESSYSDIPDLKNDFAFMLHMIDQYDPLYSKRFAVFLSEVSENKLRQLNLNNEWTLEKLRQRITKNSQEKLELHLFMLSGIPDTVFDLVELEVLKLELIPDVTVPPIIAQLSSLREMWLYHTPAKIEAPALAFLRENLKSLHIKFTDIKEIPLWIYSLKNLSELHLTGNLSAENNRYIVIDGLRELKRLKVLRLKSNLTKLPQVVTDVGVHLQKLSVNNEGTKLMVLNSLKKMVNLTELELVRCDLERIPHSIFSLHNLQEIDLKDNNLKTIEEIISFQHLHRLVCLKLWYNQIAYIPIQIGTLTNMERLYLNRNKIEKIPSQLFFCRKLRFLDLSHNNLTSIHADVGFLQNLQYFAVTANRIETLPPELFKCKKLRTLNLGNNCLRTLPSRFGELTALTQLELRGNRLECLPVELGECRLLKRSSLVVEEDLFNTLPPEVKEQLWRADKEQA, via the exons ATGATTCCCATCACAGAGCTCCGGTACTTCGCCGACTGCCAGCCGGCGTACCGCATCCTGAAGCCATGGTGGGACGTTTTCACCGACTACATCTCCGTCATCATGCTGATGATCGCCGTGTTCGGCGGCACGCTGCAGGTCACGCAGGACAAGATGATCTGCCTGCCTTGCAAGTGGGTGGTGAACAGGTCCTGCGAGACCATGCCCGTGCCCAACGCCAGCGCCGCCTACCCGCCAGAGCCCCAGGGCATCAAGTATGACCTCGACCGCCACCAGTACAACTACGTCGACGCCGTCTGCTACGAGAACAAGCTCCACTGGTTCGCCAAGTATTTCCCCTATCTGGTGCTGCTCCACACGCTCATCTTCCTGGCCTGCAGCAACTTCTGGTTCAAGTTCCCCCGCACCAGCTCCAAACTGGAGCACTTTGTCTCCATCCTCCTCAAGTGCTTCGACTCGCCGTGGACAACCAGGGCCTTGTCCGAGAcggtggtggaggagagcgaCCCCAAGCCCGCGGGGAAGACCAACGGCTCGTCGGACAAGAAGGCGTCGTGCGTGAGCGAGGACGTCGAGGCCAGCCTGCCCATGCTCCAGCGGACAAAGTCCCGCATCGAGCAGGGCATCATCGACCGCTCGGAGACGGGCGTCCTGGACAAGAAGGAAGGCGAGCAGGCCAAGGCTCTGTTTGAGAAGGTGAagaagttccggatccacgtggAGGAGGGCGACATCGTGTACCGCCTCTACGTACGGCAGACCATCATTAAAGTCATCAAGTTCGTGCTGATCATCAGCTACACCGCCTACTACGTGCGCTACATCCGCTTCAGTGTGGTGTGCACGGTGAACATTCAGAAACTCACCGGCTACAGCACGTTCTACTGCGCCCACCCGCTCGCCACTCTCTTCAAGATCCTGGCCTGTTTCTACATCAGCCTGGTGGGCGTCTACGGCCTCATCTGCATGTACACGCTCTGCTGGATGGTCAGCCGCTCCCTCAAGCGCTACTCCTTCGAGGCCATCCGCGAGGAGAGCAGCTACAGCGACATCCCCGACCTGAAGAACGACTTTGCCTTCATGCTCCACATGATTGACCAGTACGACCCGCTGTACTCCAAGCGCTTCGCCGTGTTCCTGTCCGAGGTGAGCGAGAACAAGCTGAGGCAGCTCAACCTGAACAACGAGTGGACGCTGGAGAAGCTGCGGCAGCGCATCACCAAGAACTcccaggagaagctggagctgCACCTGTTCATGCTCAGCGGCATCCCGGACACGGTGTTCGacctggtggagctggaggtgctCAAGCTGGAGCTCATCCCCGACGTGACCGTCCCGCCGATCATCGCCCAGCTCTCCAGCCTGAGGGAGATGTGGCTCTATCACACGCCGGCGAAAATCGAGGCGCCGGCTCTGGCGTTCCTCAGGGAGAACCTGAAGTCCCTTCACATCAAGTTCACGGACATCAAGGAGATCCCGCTGTGGATCTACAGCCTGAAGAACCTGAGCGAGCTGCACCTCACCGGGAACCTGAGCGCCGAGAACAACCGCTACATCGTCATCGACGGCCTGCGGGAGCTCAAAAGGCTCAAAGTGCTGCGCCTGAAGAGCAACCTGACCAAGCTGCCGCAGGTGGTGACGGACGTGGGCGTGCACCTCCAGAAGCTCTCCGTCAATAACGAGGGCACCAAGCTGATGGTGCTCAACAGCCTGAAGAAGATGGTCAACCTGACGGAGCTGGAGCTGGTCCGCTGCGACCTGGAGCGCATCCCCCACTCCATCTTCAGCCTGCACAACCTGCAGGAGATCGACCTGAAGGACAACAACCTGAAGACCATCGAGGAGATCATCAGCTTCCAGCACCTGCACCGGCTGGTGTGCCTGAAGCTGTGGTACAACCAGATCGCCTACATCCCCATTCAGATCGGGACGCTCACCAACATGGAGAGGCTGTACCTGAACAGGAACAAGATCGAGAAGATCCCCAGTCAGCTCTTCTTCTGCCGCAAGCTGCGCTTCTTGGACCTGAGTCACAACAACCTGACGAGCATCCACGCCGACGTCGGCTTCCTCCAGAACCTGCAGTACTTCGCCGTGACGGCAAACCGG ATCGAGACTTTGCCCCCGGAGCTCTTCAAGTGCAAGAAGCTGCGCACTCTGAACCTGGGGAACAACTGCCTGCGGACGCTGCCGTCGCGCTTCGGGGAGCTCACGGCGCTGACCCAGCTGGAGCTGCGAGGGAACCGGCTGGAGTGTCTCCCGGTGGAGCTCGGCGAGTGCCGGCTGCTGAAGCGGAGCAgcctggtggtggaggaggacctgTTCAACACGCTGCCGCCGGAGGTCAAAGAGCAGCTGTGGCGGGCCGACAAGGAGCAAGCCTGA
- the phyhd1 gene encoding phytanoyl-CoA dioxygenase domain-containing protein 1 isoform X2 gives MDFMTDRDVQKYSQDGYVVLDGLLTSRECDELRQRMAEIVDRMDVPQHCRTTFSTSPDQQQQQGNADYFITSGDKIRFFFEKGVFDDKGEFLVPKQRSLNKVGHALHAYEPLYKEVTHSAKVQGMAKKLGLVSPVILQSMFIFKQPGIGGEVTPHQDATFLHTEPLGRVAGLWIALEDATVNNGCLWFIPGSHNSGVSRRMVRTPKGSFPLTHFTGLEPAYEDAKFIPVPVKKGGVILIHGEVVHRSAENTSEDSRHVYTFHVMEAQDTRWSPDNWLQPTEELPFPPLYTK, from the exons ATGGACTTCATGACGGATCGCGATGTGCAGAAG TACTCGCAGGACGGGTACGTGGTTCTGGACGGGCTGCTGACCTCCCGGGAGTGCGACGAGCTCAGGCAGAGGATGGCGGAGATAGTGGACCGCATGGACGTCCCGCAGCACTGCcgcaccaccttctccacctctccggatcagcagcagcagcag GGAAATGCAGATTATTTCATCACCAGCGGAGACAAGATCCGCTTTTTCTTCGAGAAGGGGGTTTTCGACGACAAAG GGGAATTCCTCGTCCCAAAACAGCGGTCCCTGAATAAAGTCGGACACG CACTTCACGCCTACGAGCCGCTCTACAAAGAAGTCACACATTCGGCCAAAGTGCAG GGCATGGCGAAGAAGCTGGGCCTtgtgagtcctgtgatcctgcaGAGCATGTTCATCTTCAAG CAACCGGGGATTGGTGGGGAag TGACGCcgcatcaggacgccacgttcCTGCACACGGAGCCTCTGGGCAGAGTCGCGGGGCTCTGGATCGCGCTGGAAGACGCCACCGTTAACAACGGCTGCCTGTGGTTCATCCCGGGCTCACACAACA GTGGCGTTTCCCGCCGCATGGTGCGCACGCCGAAGGGCTCCTTCCCCCTGACGCACTTCACCGGACTCGAGCCGGCCTACGAAGACGCGAAGTTCATCCCCGTGCCGGTTAAAAAAG GTGGTGTAATCCTGATCCACGGGGAGGTGGTGCATCGCAGTGCTGAAAACACCTCGGAGGACTCCCGCCACGTCTACACCTTCCACGTGATGGAGGCCCAGGACACCCGCTGGAGCCCCGACAACTG GTTGCAACCCACTGAGGAGCTTCCTTTCCCGCCTCTCTACACAAAGTGA
- the phyhd1 gene encoding phytanoyl-CoA dioxygenase domain-containing protein 1 isoform X1, with protein MDFMTDRDVQKYSQDGYVVLDGLLTSRECDELRQRMAEIVDRMDVPQHCRTTFSTSPDQQQQQGNADYFITSGDKIRFFFEKGVFDDKGEFLVPKQRSLNKVGHALHAYEPLYKEVTHSAKVQGMAKKLGLVSPVILQSMFIFKQPGIGGEVTPHQDATFLHTEPLGRVAGLWIALEDATVNNGCLWFIPGSHNSNGTTLTRTARPFVVCVCVCVMLCVESRFAPGGVSRRMVRTPKGSFPLTHFTGLEPAYEDAKFIPVPVKKGGVILIHGEVVHRSAENTSEDSRHVYTFHVMEAQDTRWSPDNWLQPTEELPFPPLYTK; from the exons ATGGACTTCATGACGGATCGCGATGTGCAGAAG TACTCGCAGGACGGGTACGTGGTTCTGGACGGGCTGCTGACCTCCCGGGAGTGCGACGAGCTCAGGCAGAGGATGGCGGAGATAGTGGACCGCATGGACGTCCCGCAGCACTGCcgcaccaccttctccacctctccggatcagcagcagcagcag GGAAATGCAGATTATTTCATCACCAGCGGAGACAAGATCCGCTTTTTCTTCGAGAAGGGGGTTTTCGACGACAAAG GGGAATTCCTCGTCCCAAAACAGCGGTCCCTGAATAAAGTCGGACACG CACTTCACGCCTACGAGCCGCTCTACAAAGAAGTCACACATTCGGCCAAAGTGCAG GGCATGGCGAAGAAGCTGGGCCTtgtgagtcctgtgatcctgcaGAGCATGTTCATCTTCAAG CAACCGGGGATTGGTGGGGAag TGACGCcgcatcaggacgccacgttcCTGCACACGGAGCCTCTGGGCAGAGTCGCGGGGCTCTGGATCGCGCTGGAAGACGCCACCGTTAACAACGGCTGCCTGTGGTTCATCCCGGGCTCACACAACAGTAACGGCACAACACTCACCCGTACAGCTCGTCctttcgttgtgtgtgtgtgtgtgtgtgtgatgttgtgTGTCGAATCGCGCTTCGCCCCAGGTGGCGTTTCCCGCCGCATGGTGCGCACGCCGAAGGGCTCCTTCCCCCTGACGCACTTCACCGGACTCGAGCCGGCCTACGAAGACGCGAAGTTCATCCCCGTGCCGGTTAAAAAAG GTGGTGTAATCCTGATCCACGGGGAGGTGGTGCATCGCAGTGCTGAAAACACCTCGGAGGACTCCCGCCACGTCTACACCTTCCACGTGATGGAGGCCCAGGACACCCGCTGGAGCCCCGACAACTG GTTGCAACCCACTGAGGAGCTTCCTTTCCCGCCTCTCTACACAAAGTGA
- the dolk gene encoding dolichol kinase has protein sequence MLINPVLAESSVVLAVVLCVHMAIWNQHTWCCIALFIQAFYVQHKWDRLLRGGGAVFQFRPAANSGIVPASMVMPLLGLALKEKCSAAGNVYFERFSIVVTVTGMMLALFLSLIALGITRPVPTNTCVIAGVASSAILYTAKQTLTVSEVIEVLEVLLIFVYLSLIVLYLLPRCLTPGEALLVVGGISFIVNQLIKRSLNLAEVKGDPVNYFLPVVVVGSLLLGVFFALLFCFMESETWVSSLFFHMMTAVLGLGILMPWLSLFIGRHPIMWLLDFVTLNDRRLCLLGYWGFLAVVATCVVLHQNYQRQSGSKKHQASTVVRKYFHLIVVATYVPGLVYDRQLLHVASVGCLAVFLLLEYVRYFRIRPLGQLLRQLLTLFLDERDSGPLILTHVYLLVGVSLPIWLFPGPCAPKGALPGAGGLVPYAGVLAVGVGDTVASVFGSTMGEIRWPGTKKTVEGTATSVFAQIIAVAMFLIFDASVNLNSSYSWIVGSITLVAMLEAYTSQIDNLLLPLYLFILLML, from the coding sequence ATGCTGATCAACCCGGTGCTCGCGGAGTCGTCCGTGGTCCTGGCCGTGGTGCTGTGCGTCCACATGGCCATCTGGAACCAGCACACCTGGTGCTGCATAGCCCTCTTCATCCAGGCCTTCTACGTGCAGCACAAGTGGGACCGCCTGCTGAGGGGCGGCGGCGCCGTCTTCCAGTTCCGCCCCGCGGCCAACAGCGGCATCGTGCCGGCCTCCATGGTGATGCCTCTGCTGGGCTTGGCGCTGAAAGAAAAGTGCTCGGCCGCGGGGAACGTCTACTTCGAGCGCTTCTCCATAGTGGTCACCGTCACCGGCATGATGCTGGCCCTGTTCCTCTCGCTGATCGCGCTGGGCATCACCAGGCCCGTGCCCACCAACACGTGCGTGATCGCCGGCGTGGCCAGCAGCGCCATCCTCTACACGGCCAAACAGACGCTGACGGTGTCCGAGGTCATCGAGGTCCTGGAGGTGCTGCTGATCTTCGTCTACCTCAGCCTGATCGTGCTCTACCTGCTGCCGCGCTGCCTCACGCCCGGGGAGGCGCTCCTGGTTGTCGGCGGGATCAGCTTCATCGTCAACCAGCTCATCAAGCGTTCCCTGAACCTGGCCGAGGTCAAGGGCGACCCGGTGAACTACTTCCtgccggtggtggtggtgggctcGCTGCTGCTGGGCGTCTTCTTCGCCCTGCTCTTCTGCTTCATGGAGTCCGAGACCTGGGTGTCGTCCCTCTTCTTCCACATGATGACGGCCGTCCTGGGCCTGGGGATCCTCATGCCGTGGCTCTCCCTCTTCATCGGCCGGCACCCAATCATGTGGCTGCTGGACTTCGTCACGTTGAACGACCGGAGGCTCTGTCTGCTGGGCTACTGGGGGTTCCTGGCCGTCGTGGCCACTTGCGTCGTGTTGCACCAGAACTACCAGCGGCAGTCCGGCTCCAAGAAGCACCAGGCCTCCACGGTCGTCCGGAAGTACTTCCACCTCATCGTGGTGGCCACGTACGTTCCGGGGCTGGTGTACGACCGGCAGCTGCTGCACGTGGCCTCCGTGGGCTGCCTGGCGGTCTTCCTGCTCCTGGAGTACGTGCGTTACTTTCGGATCCGGCCGCTGGGCCAGCTGCTCAGGCAGCTGCTCACCTTGTTCCTGGACGAGCGGGACTCCGGGCCCCTCATCCTGACCCACGTTTACCTGCTGGTGGGCGTGTCCCTGCCCATCTGGCTGTTCCCCGGGCCCTGCGCCCCGAAGGGGGCGCTGCCGGGGGCCGGCGGCCTGGTGCCCTACGCGGGCGTGCTGGCCGTCGGCGTCGGAGACACTGTGGCGTCGGTGTTCGGCAGCACCATGGGGGAGATCCGCTGGCCCGGCACCAAGAAAACCGTGGAGGGCACGGCGACGTCCGTGTTCGCCCAGATCATCGCCGTGGCGATGTTCCTCATCTTCGACGCCAGCGTCAATCTGAACTCGTCGTACTCGTGGATCGTGGGCTCCATCACCCTGGTGGCCATGCTGGAAGCCTACACCTCCCAGATAGacaacctcctcctcccgctctaCCTCTTCATCCTGCTGATGCTCTGA